A window of Silurus meridionalis isolate SWU-2019-XX chromosome 4, ASM1480568v1, whole genome shotgun sequence contains these coding sequences:
- the LOC124384338 gene encoding uncharacterized protein LOC124384338, translating to MSEKGSPTWKTRSCASTQHSNNSTSSAAALARAKAEAAKAHLSFAEKEMKIKIEKARLEASMDMLKQEKEAAAAVAKADALEAAVEHYSERLSCRLLQDHTPMDAEQRTNDYVKQQAKSNSPSITMPEVEPFSDDQTGHANRPLSPYASVLYPAGNTPSACATAAAYVHNNSNMNDFVRYLARRKLISTGLLKFNDQPESYRAWRSSFKNAIRDLDLAFSEEIDLLVKWLGRESAEHANRIRTVNTSNPERGLDLIWARLEECYGSTEVIENSLFKRLERFPKITNKDYAKLRDLSDLLMELQSAKDDEETCLDFQYSTLLAA from the coding sequence ATGTCAGAGAAAGGTTCACCAACCTGGAAGACCAGGTCTTGTGCCTCCACGCAACATTCAAACAATTCAACAAGTTCTGCTGCAGCGTTAGCTCGTGCAAAGGCAGAAGCTGCAAAGGCACATCTATCGTTtgctgaaaaagaaatgaagataaaaatagaaaaggCTCGTCTAGAAGCTTCTATGGACATGTTAAAGCAAGAGAAAGAAGCTGCTGCAGCTGTAGCAAAGGCTGATGCACTTGAAGCTGCTGTTGAACATTACAGTGAAAGACTAAGCTGTAGACTCTTGCAAGATCATACTCCAATGGATGCAGAACAACGCACTAATGATTATGTCAAGCAACAAGCAAAATCTAATAGCCCATCTATTACGATGCCTGAGGTAGAACCGTTTTCAGACGACCAAACAGGTCACGCCAACCGGCCATTATCACCTTACGCATCAGTGCTTTATCCAGCAGGCAACACTCCCTCCGCATGTGCAACTGCTGCTGCTTACGTACATAATAATTCTAATATGAATGACTTTGTGCGTTACCTAGCACGCCGTAAACTTATCTCAACAGGGCTACTAAAATTCAATGATCAACCGGAAAGCTACAGGGCATGGCGCAGTTCCTTTAAGAATGCTATACGAGATTTAGACTTGGCATTCAGTGAAGAAATTGACCTTCTTGTCAAGTGGCTTGGGAGGGAGTCTGCAGAACATGCCAATCGAATTCGAACTGTGAATACGAGTAACCCGGAGAGAGGGTTGGATTTGATTTGGGCTAGACTGGAGGAATGTTACGGCTCAACTGAGGTGATTGAGAATTCACTATTCAAACGCCTTGAGAGGTTTcccaaaataacaaacaaagacTATGCTAAACTAAGAGACTTAAGTGACTTGCTTATGGAGTTACAGTCAGCCAAGGATGATGAAGAGACCTGCCTGGACTTTCAGTACTCGACACTGCTCGCGGCATAA